ctccttttcctccctctacctcctcctctcctcctccggcGCTGACGGTAGCGACGGCGCCCCTGGCCGCTCCTTCCTCGTCGACTTCTTCTCCGCGATCGCCTTCTCGTCCCTACTCCTGGTCCTCTGCGTCTCCCTCAACGCGCTCCCCTTCCGCTCCTTTCGCCTCCTCCTCTCCCGCTCCTCCGCCCTCCTCTTGCCACGCCACCACCTCGAAGGCCGCCAGGCCCCCGCGAGCCCCATTCTCTGGTCCATAGGCAACTCCTCCTCCGACAAGCCCAAGACCGACCACCGCCCAGCCTCGGGGTTCAACGCTCAGCTTTACAGCAACGGGGATGTCTACGAGGGCGAGTTCCACCAGGGGAAGTGCTCAGGGAGCGGGGTGTACTGCTACTACATGAGCGGCAGGTACGAGGGAGATTGGGTCGACGGAAAGTATGATGGCTATGGAGTGGAGACCTGGGCCCGGGGGAGCAGGTACAGGGGTCACTACAGGCAGGGACTCCGGCATGGGTTCGGCGTGTACCGGTTCTACACAGGTGATATGTATGCCGGAGAGTGGTCCAACGGGCAGAGTCATGGATGCGGGTTGCACACATGCGAGGATGGGAGCCGATATGCTGGAGAATTCAAGTCGGGGGTGAAGCATGGGCTTGGCCACTACCATTTCAGGTACATCTTGAAGTCTTTCCAATATCGTTCTTGGTTGCTTACTAGGTGTGCAGAATTTTTTGCATCTTCGATGTGCAGACCAGAATGTTATTTTCTTGGATTATATGATCTTGAAATTTTCAAGATATATGTGTGCTTGCGCCCGTCTCATTTTCTTTTCACCATCACTTGCTTGCAATTTTTTGCATCTTGTAGTCTAATTGAATAGATGTACCGAAGACTCTTAGCTCAATTTCTTCATACCATCACTTATAACTTGTGATAGGAATAAGCAGTGGACTCCTAGTTTTTGTCATTTCATACCATCTCTTCTGACTTCTGATAGGCATTAGCAGTGGACTTTTAGTTTTTGTTTTTCAGATGTATTTGTATTACCTGCATTCTGATTGCATGCAGAAGACACTCAACATAGCACCTAGTATCTACTCAGCTTATCTCTTGAGAGATGCATGCATGCGAGCGTGGCATCGAAAGACACCGAACATAGAAGCTAGTGTCGGCCAGTCTGATCTCTCGAGAGTAGAGTAGCTCCACTCTCATGTGTGCCATACTCTAGAAGGAAAAGCATAGTCCTACTTATCACTCAATTAGACCCCAAAAGCAATGGCCTCTACAAGCAGGCAGCTACACCATCAAACAACACCATGCAGAGATCCTTACGCGTCATATTGCATAAGTTCGATTCAGTTAACTACTCAGGATGATCCCCACAGAGAACACTGACTTATGAAAGGCTTGTTGAATCCTTGATTCAGAATAAGGAATGAAGGGTACATAAGGATATCTCGAGATATTAGGGTTTCCTTACTTAAATGATTATGATATTAGTATAAGTTGGATTAATTTATTAGTAATTAAAGCATTTGCACCATACTTAACTgaatatgatattaaaatttatcaAAATCCTGAATTTCTTAGCAAACAATTATTCAAACGATTGCACCACAGGTacgaatcataaaaaaataaacatggACTTAGATGGATATGCTACGTTTTGTATGGTCTATTTAACTGGGCATGTTTTGGATCTAATGGTTCTGTATTTTATGAAGCAAGCATATAGCAAAAGGAGGAAAATTAATTAAGTACTGAAGATGATTAATTAGGTGGGACATAAGTTCATGGCTGATGGATGCAAGCCTGAGTTTCACCGCACATACCTAGATTGTCACGGTACACAGCAGTCACACAGTTCAGCACAGGCTCTATGCCAGCCCAGTGTTTTCCCTATTTATGCTGGTTGGCAGGCATGTGTAGTCGGTAGGTGGATGTACATAAAGGGCAAGTTTTATGAAGGAAGAGAAAAAGTTAAGCACCACCAAGGTATGCTTAAATGTGACTACAATTGCATGCTTCCAACATCCAGATAGGCAGTATGAATAAACTCAACAATCAATTTGCTTAGTCAACTTTTAGAATGATTCTATTTTGTTCTTAGACAAGACTCACTTCCCAGTGAGAaggacttgtggattttgtaggtGTACCCTAGAAGTAGAGAAAATATTAACGGAAGAGCATAATGATGCAAGTAACATAGTAGTCTAATAACTCATGCAAGTGGTCGTGTACCAATTTAGATATTATGATTTTCTGCATTCACATCCCTAATCTCATTGCTAGGGTGCTACTATATAACCTGTGAGTCTTCTTAGGTTGCATTTGCAAACGCAGTTGTATTTTTAATATGCAGttggaaaaaaaaagatttgagtAAATGTGTATTGTGGAATGTTTTTTGTGTTTGGTAAATAATAGATGAAAACTACATTGTAAGTATGCATTGACGTAAGTattgtttggtaaaattatatttcaaaagttcatAGAATTTTTTGTGGCaaaatttatccttctaatatttgtaatatatatttaaaagtggatacatatactttatgtaaattaataagtaaataaataaaataaataaaataaataattgaatgtctgtaatcttataaaaaaaattatggcccaaatatataataaataaaaaatatattcatataaataaatattaaacaatatttaaaaataaataataaaattccaccttatataaaatataaatcaggtaGCTTTCTCGTTAAATTATTTTGACAATCTTGTAATTTTAGATAATGTCATAAGGTATTTTGGGAATTTGAAATATTACATTAGGATTCCGCAAATGTTGAAATGCTAATGCTACCTTAGCATTTGAATATTTCTAATACAACATCCAGGTCAGatgcaatttgaaaaaaaaattatcaaacaccAATCCATATTTTGAAATGTGCGTTGGGTTCAAATGTGTTCTCAAACGAAcccttaatattttatttaaaataaacctTGATGTCTTCTCATCATGTTGTGCTCAATTTTTTTATGGGGCCTCCTTCAGTCAGGTCAAAGTTAATACAAAATTGTTAGCAAACAATTTAAGAAAGTTGCAAGATatttttgtaatcattcaagtaaCCTGttaatctaaagaacttgtatggGTTTCTATGtggatcaaaatattttaatCCCTATGTTTAAGAAGGCAAGTTAATCCATACATATAATTTCATAGATTCAAGTTTTTTAATTTGAGATAGTAGGCATGTGATAGTGATCTAGGATAAATATTAAAATGTAAACAAGTCTTTTTTCCTGTTACTACCTGGAATACTTGCTGATCTCTTTTTTGTCATGAAATTACGTCAGGAATTCCCGAATATTAAGTTGCTTTCTTAATCCGTTCAGTATGATATATTATGCGtgaaatatttgtttttttttttctaagctgaagaaccttggtcatcagatgtttttattttttttattttccttttttcagTCACTTAATTGTACATTGGTAGCATCTTTTCTTCTATATACGCACCATCATAGACAAAACGAACTTCAACTGATAACACCTATGAAGGTCATGCAATGATTGTTATACATGGCTTCCATTGCCACATTGCTGTATTTTGGCACTGATTTTTCACTTAACCTGTGAAGGAATGGAGATACATATGCTGGTGAGTACTTTGCTGACAAGATGCATGGATTTGGGGTGTACCGTTTCGCAAATGGACATCAATATGAAGGTGCATGGCACGAGGGCAGGCGACAAGGCTTGGGAATGTACACATTCCGGAATGGGGAGACACAATCAGGTCACTGGCAAAATGGTATCCTTGAAACTTTGAGCACTCAGAGCATTAATCTTGGGTCATCAATTGCTGTTAACCATTCAAAAGTACTGAATGCAGTTCAGGTGATATGCAAGCTCCAGCTCCCTACGCCACATAATTGTTTATGCATCAAACAATCTGTTGCTGCTAATCTAATGTTTACTTGTTTTCATTTTATCTAATCTTCAGGAAGCTCGAAGAGCATCAGAAAAAGCTTACGATGTGCCTAGGGTTGATGACAGGGTGAACAAGGCTGTTGGCTCAGCCAACAAAGCAGCCAATGCAGCTAGAGTTGCTGCAGTAAAAGCTGTCCAAATGCGAATCCCTAATAATGGAAACCACACCGTATGAAACTTTTTTCACTTTCTTTGTATAGGACATCTATAACTCTCAAGAGTTCAAAGCTTCTCTGCATAAAGCAAGTCATGCATGTCCAGAAGAGAGCATCAAAAGAAACCTCTCCGTCTTGATGCTTTAACTGACCTGCTATGTTTGAGCGACCTCCAGTTGTCGAAGACAGCCGACAGAGAAGAAGCATGCACAGAGATGTATGCCTTCATGTGCAGGCTAGACGTCATGCACACTCGGCGAGTCTACGTGAATAGGGCATTCAGTCGAGCGCTTTGCTGGCATGTAAAAATGCTTATGGTCTGCCGCTCCGTCCTTGAGCTTCCTTGGTTACCGTTCTCCTCGGCCTCGCTGTTGGGCCTTCGGGCCATTATTAATCCTACTTAAACATCGAGTATCTTCTTGTGGTGGCTTTGTTCGGGGATTTCTGTTTGCCGTTTTGCGGCTTACCAAATATTCCTTCGCTCCTATTCTATATCCGAGATTGGGATAAGGAGATGAGAACGGGCAGTCGCGGACGACCTCGTGTTGTCGTGGTCTCCCTATCTGTGCACGTCGTCTTGTGAGCGAAAGTGGGTGAAAGGAGGCGGCCACACTACCACGTCGGGGCCCCACGCCGGCCGCGCCAATTGAAGAAGCGAAATCTAGCGGGAATTCATCTGGTTGGCCAGACTCGTTGCGCGCATGAGGTGGACGTGCTTACCCTTTCGAAAACGGACCTGTgccaaaaaataattaaaattattttgacgtGGCTGTTTCGCACTGGCAGCCGTTTGTGTTTCCTGGTTGGCTGACAGCAGAGCGTTTTCACAAATTAGATGGCATAACATGTGAAGTGGCGTCCACCGCACGTTGTCGTGTTCCCAAACTTTACTTTCGGGCCGTTCATCAACCCATCACCCCTCTCTTGCGCTCGCCACGTGGTGGGACACATTTTTTGGTTAGCCTCgcagaaataaataataataataataaatatatccgAAAATTGGGGAGAGAAAGCCACAGGGCAAAAGAGAAGAAAGCCCGCCTCCCACTCGCGATCGCCGAGCGGACGGAGGATTCCTTCGTGGCAGTCTTCTCGCGTCCTCTTCACTTCGAATTCTTTACTGTATGTGACCTGTCTTTTGTTCTTTCTCGCGTTCAAACTGTCGAAGGACCGGATTTTGTGAGGACTCTGACCTAAATTCTCGTTTCTAGGAATTGGAGATTTCGATTGAGGTGATTGGTACTTGGAGGGGAAGGTTGAGGGATCGATCATGGCTTGTAAGGGGTTCTGGGAATGCTTGTTGAAGCTTCTCAACTTTATCTTGACGCTCGCGGGGTTGGCGATGGTGGGATACGGGGTTTACTTGCTGGTGGAGTGGAATAAGGTCGCTTCAGGCAGCGACGGCGAAGACCCGGCTTCGCCGACgagtagcgattccgagttcttgAAGCTTGGGCGTCCCATACTTGTTGCGGTGTCCCTTTCGTCGAGTTTTCTCGATTATCTCCCCAAAGCTTGGTATGGGATACTTCATTTTTGCTTTCCTTCTCCGAAGGAATTTTTGTTTATTCTGCTGGAATTACCTTTTTTTTGTTGGTTGATGCGATCTATCATCGAGCGAGTTAAGCTTGTCGCCTCTTTTTTTGTTTCACATATTATGGGAAAAGACAATTCGTTTTTAGATGGTATAATAGCGCTAACAATTATCTGAAAACCTTAATTTTTGGGCAAATTCGCTAACTTTTCAGTGAAAGCAGAATCAAACTATTGTCGTAACGCTGGTTAAATTTATAGGCATCTGTTACAAATTGCTCAACCTGATAGATCGTACTCTGAATGATCCTTGACTTTTGTAGACGTTGTGCGTTTGGATATGGCTAGATGCTGAACTAGGTCACAAAGCACAAAGCAGAAAGTTGAAAGAATGCTACTCATGTGTATGCTTGAAAGACTCTTCCAATATACTAATTGAGAGTGTCTTGGTTTAACAGCTTGCTCTTAAGCGACCTTGTGTATAGCTTTCACCCTTCTAAAGCATTTACATGCTCATTTTTTACTTATTCTTGAGGATCTTATCTTTCGTACAAACCGCCATTCTTGCTACCTCACCGCCTGCTCTGCTGAAATAAGGAAAATACATATATGCACTAACACTGCACAATTGCCAGTGTGAGTTATATTCATTCCATGCTGAGTTATGCTGATTTAACACATTTAACACGTTGCCAGTGTGAGTTGTGTTTGATAACTTCATCGTTCAGCTTAGTATCCATTGAAAACAGAATTATCTGCTAATAATTTGAAGTTTGAACTCCAATGGCTTGCTGCTAAAAAAGTTGTAAACAGAAACTACATTATGAAGTCAAGGCAGTTTTACTTCTGGAAAGTTGAGGATGGACCTCTGTGCAACAGATTTGCCCTTTCTATTTATTGAGGTAAGATTGCGTAGGTTGACCTTTCCAAGACCGTATATTGGTGGGGACCTCATCCACTAGATTTGCCCTTTATACTACTACTACCTTCCAATTCGATGGCTCATACAAGGAAAGGATGTGTCTGCAGATGAACAGATGTGTCAGACATACCGTCATATGCCTGATCTGGATGCCGCTAACTGTATCTTCAACGTACCTACTGTATCTTCAACGTACCTATTGGATGTAGTCCACTCTGCTGAATGTTCTTGCACCATTTAACTTGAAAAATAATTGTTGTATTCTGTGCTGTTAGAGTTATGCTGCAGACTTTTGATCCCACCACCTTTTATGTTGGTCGAGTTGCAGTAGCAGTTGGCTCATTTCTATGTTGCCTTTCTTGCATCTTTTCTTCTTAGAGTATAACATTTTGaatttgttttgttgttttgagCTATGTCTTTACGTATACAGCCCAAATTTGTGTCTtggctcaattttttttttactttttttctctATATCATGTTCTTTGACCTATCAGTTGCGCTTGTTGGTCAGTCAGACTAATAATGTGTTGTTATTGAAGGTTCATTTATTTGTTTATTGGTATTGGGGTTGTTCTATTTGTCATATCATGCTTTGGTTGCATTGGAGCAGTTACAAGGAACGGGTGCTGCCTGTCTTGTGTATCCTGACTTTttaaaatgtatttttttttttttacttatatttatGTTCATTTGATTTTGCATGTGGGTGCGTTCTATTTGCCATAATTACATTGTACATCCTATTACATTGCTAATTAGTTTTTATTCATCGTTCAATGTGAAAACATTGTAAAATGTAACAAATTAATTGTTTGTCAAATGATGTGTTGGCTATCAGGCAATCAGTTTGTTTGTATCATCCGTGTGAATGACAAAGGATTCATTATGGCCATTAACAAAGGCCATGGGTCTTCCAACTGAAGTTCGGTTCCGGATAAACAAATTTTGAGCCCTATGATTAACAGCAGTATGCAAGCACCGTAGAAAGTTTGGTTTATGATTAAAGTATATAGAACTGTTCATATGAGATAATGTCATTCATATAGAAAAATTCTGAATGCTTTGTTATCTTTTACCAATTGATGTATTATCCATTCTTGCTTAAACGGACACTCTTTTCTATCGTCAAAATAATGCATTCCTTAACCCAAAACTAGTATGCTTTCTTAGTGATTCTGTTGGTTCTTGCTGAGTTGGCTGCTGCAGCTTTCATATTCTTTGACCATAGCTGGAAGGATGTGAGTTTCCTTTTGTCTTCCCTCACCTGTTTTCTTGCAATCATTTTGATGATTTCTAATATTTTAATTCTCTGCAGCTTGTTcctgatgataaaactagaaatTTTGACATTATATATGACTTTTTGGAGGATAACTGGAAGATAGCAAAATGGGTTGCTCTTggagttgttattttagaggtgaGTGTGGCTTCCAACCATTCAGTCTCTTTAGCACAGGAAAGGTGAAATAGTAGTCAATGCATCATTCACATTCCTTCTTTTATGTTGATTAACATTATTTGattatttgtatttatgttttttACTACTGTGTCATTGTTAGtaagtttttgttttttcttttgcacTTTTTCAATGGTTTGAGGGCTTTGAAATAGTATTttgattgaatttgaaatgaatttaTCCTAAAGATTACATCATCTTAAAACATTATAGTAGATATTTGGTTGATTGTCTAGTTGTATACATGCCAGTCGTGATGCCTACATTGTGTAATGCCTTAAATATCATTGCAGTTATTAATCTTCTAAGGAAATCTGCACTCTCTTGTGATCTGTGCCGATTTCTATCATGACTTGCGAACAATATGATTATGACCTGCAGGGCTTGGTATTCATGTTAGCTCTTATAGTAAGAGCTGTAAACAGGCCCATTGAATATGACAGCGACGACGATGTGTGCATTGCTCCAAGATCTTCCATCCGACAACCATTAATGAATCGGCAGGGAGCCCCAGCAACTGGAGTACCTGTACTTGGCACACTTGACCATCGCCCTAGCAGAAACGATGCGTGGAGCCAACGAATGAGAGAAAAGGTAATCTCTTCACCGTGCAGGAAATTTGGCAATTGTGTTTGCAGTTTGTTACAGTTGTTGTGGTTCTAATTCTTCTCTTTGTGCCTTTTGCTTCTGAAAGTATGGTCTTGATACCTCTGAGTTCACATACAACCCATCAGACCCAAGCAGATACCAACAAGCCACTGTTCCCCCGGCAGAAGAAAGGGGCCACTGCACCATTCTgtgagtttttgtttttgtgtgcacCGTTTGGTAGTCTCTTCTTTTCGATGTGTGAAGCTTTCGAGAGTTATTTCCCTGTTTGATTGAATGTGTAGGTTAACTGTTTAACTCAAGAGTTTACTGCCTAATCTCACTGCATAAACTTCCTGCTGCTTTTTTGCTGTGTCCGTTTTCGTCTGAGATAACATCACATTGCTGCACCACACCGTCAAGTTAATATAGTATGTGGATTGATGAAAGGCAggaaaaagagaggagagaggaggggATCGCGTGATTGATATCGTAGTTGCTATTGTTGTCAAACACATCGTTATCATTTATATAGTGATCGAAACAATTGGGGCCAAGTTGGTACGTTCCCAACAAGAAGCAATTAATTCTAATAACTTGGCTCAAATAATGTGTCTGGGCCTACCGCCATGAGGAAGCGACCGTGACCACCCGGCCCTTCCAACCGAACCCCAGACCGTGACCTCCGGCTTCGTCTCTCATGGTGAACCCCCGATTGGACCGGATCGATGCGAGCCGGGCCTTGACCGGTTCAATCACGGCCGGCCCCAGAGGAACCGGGTCGAACCCCGCCATCCCCATCCGCGCCCGCCACTTTCCGAAGACCTCGCACCGCTCTACCCGGTCCGCCCCTTCGTTGGCCACCGAGTTGAGCGCCCGCCGAGCCAAACCGGCCTCGACTCGGGCACGTTGCACGCTGTCCCGGGCCACGGTCGCGTCGAGCGACTCCAGCAGCGCGCCGTAGTGGGCGCACGCCTCGCCGAAGCGGGCGGCGAAGGCGGCGGTGCTGGTGTTGATCTCCTGCTCCACCAGCGCCACCACGCGCGGGCGGAGGGCGCGCACGCGGCGGAGGATCTCGTCGCGGGGGTTCGTCGGGGAGACGCTCTCGTCCGG
The DNA window shown above is from Musa acuminata AAA Group cultivar baxijiao chromosome BXJ2-4, Cavendish_Baxijiao_AAA, whole genome shotgun sequence and carries:
- the LOC135611072 gene encoding uncharacterized protein LOC135611072 → MHHKKLDRETGKESFAPSSSSGFEPLRPPPLLPLFPSFAPPTLHIPDTNSNPNLDSPYGLSVLHKRSIMTPSAAASSATAAVTFPCVAPRRLVSSVARRILRHLDLRLRIFLLLSFSSLYLLLSSSGADGSDGAPGRSFLVDFFSAIAFSSLLLVLCVSLNALPFRSFRLLLSRSSALLLPRHHLEGRQAPASPILWSIGNSSSDKPKTDHRPASGFNAQLYSNGDVYEGEFHQGKCSGSGVYCYYMSGRYEGDWVDGKYDGYGVETWARGSRYRGHYRQGLRHGFGVYRFYTGDMYAGEWSNGQSHGCGLHTCEDGSRYAGEFKSGVKHGLGHYHFRNGDTYAGEYFADKMHGFGVYRFANGHQYEGAWHEGRRQGLGMYTFRNGETQSGHWQNGILETLSTQSINLGSSIAVNHSKVLNAVQEARRASEKAYDVPRVDDRVNKAVGSANKAANAARVAAVKAVQMRIPNNGNHTV
- the LOC103982659 gene encoding tobamovirus multiplication protein 2A isoform X2, which gives rise to MACKGFWECLLKLLNFILTLAGLAMVGYGVYLLVEWNKVASGSDGEDPASPTSSDSEFLKLGRPILVAVSLSSSFLDYLPKAWFIYLFIGIGVVLFVISCFGCIGAVTRNGCCLSCYAFLVILLVLAELAAAAFIFFDHSWKDLVPDDKTRNFDIIYDFLEDNWKIAKWVALGVVILEGLVFMLALIVRAVNRPIEYDSDDDVCIAPRSSIRQPLMNRQGAPATGVPVLGTLDHRPSRNDAWSQRMREKYGLDTSEFTYNPSDPSRYQQATVPPAEERGHCTIL
- the LOC103982659 gene encoding tobamovirus multiplication protein 2A isoform X1 — translated: MACKGFWECLLKLLNFILTLAGLAMVGYGVYLLVEWNKVASGSDGEDPASPTSSDSEFLKLGRPILVAVSLSSSFLDYLPKAWFIYLFIGIGVVLFVISCFGCIGAVTRNGCCLSCYAFLVILLVLAELAAAAFIFFDHSWKDLVPDDKTRNFDIIYDFLEDNWKIAKWVALGVVILEGLVFMLALIVRAVNRPIEYDSDDDVCIAPRSSIRQPLMNRQGAPATGVPVLGTLDHRPSRNDAWSQRMREKYGLDTSEFTYNPSDPSRYQQATVPPAEERGHCTILFISKWVPQPHATSTKQAKVHEDRDKRSNIWIT